Proteins from one Caretta caretta isolate rCarCar2 chromosome 12, rCarCar1.hap1, whole genome shotgun sequence genomic window:
- the CDT1 gene encoding DNA replication factor Cdt1, translated as MPLCPAGLSDLPKVPGELGARAKTRLQTSPRPSRTTAPSFRPKGRRCPREPSRAAPRGRRTPARPAPARAARKGPRGRRGAEAAGGAFPRKLAANFPRGTLCAAARGQGGGAPAESGYIRRAAERGAAPTFQRAGLGEHGPTARTSQRAGPGRAEPGERGPSERPRRRRPPPGTGPAGMAQRRVTDFFPHSKNPARDGPLGSKRRKTQPVGGVAGETRRAAGSRSRPNAAPLAIPAGSLREASPGATLGGLGNDDRAAVSAAAGLPPLSPQQQQLLASPRTPGRPDPGCPQPPARTPTGRKRCRQDLDPGAEAERNADPPAGLQPRETRKRGARKKLVLPADADPQGTEQEAAVTVSSPCSSAALRPPTPSSLDKNVKNLVNVTLSPGPESGLQSGLATLGGNISFKQVSSKELKHRLQRLQELTRKAKLPACPSETCSDLKSRLKQVQELESKIRNRKAEEGKGSGLQPSKETCEPTVEASERAPAYQRFHTLAQDIPPGLTLPYKYKVLAEMFRSMDTIVGMLFNRSETVTFAKVKQGVQDIMHKQFEERNVGQIKAVYPTSYKFRQERNIPTFSNFWKKSSYQLTIEPVLGEEEKVDGCPHLSASRLLERRRVFGRNLLNVVKQHHKMFMASLNPAMVIPDDKLTRWHPRFNVDEVPDIIPAELPRPPQVDKLTTAQEVLTKAQSMMTPKMEKALANLALRTAETSPGEHEAPKATCMANTSSALKGVSQALLERIRAKEAQKLQALMTRNPQQEERLVMISRLPEMARFLRNVFVAEKKQALTTEVACTRMLDSYCTTMTAGEMEKHLHLFSELLPDWVIIHRIRKDTYIKLDKSMDLNVIMERLMRIIKEEEKL; from the exons ATGCCATTATGCCCAGCGGggctaagtgacctgcccaaggtgcCAGGGGAACTCGGTGCCAGAGCAAAGACTCGACTCCAGACCTCCCCTCGCCCCAGCCGGACCACGGCACCATCCTTCCGCCCCAAAGGGCGGCGGTGTCCGCGTGAGCCCAGCAGGGCGGCACCGCGCGGGCGGAGGACCCCCGCGCGCCCCGCCCCTGCCCGAGCCGCCCGCAAGGGCCCCCGCGGGCGCAGAGGGGCGGAGGCGGCGGGCGGCGCCTTCCCGAGAAAACTGGCGGCAAATTTCCCGCGCGGCACCCTGTGCGCAGCTGCCCGCGGCCAGGGGGGCGGGGCTCCCGCGGAAAGTGGCTACATTCGGCGCGCGGCGGAACGCGGGGCCGCGCCAACGTTCCAGCGAGCCGGGCTCGGCGAGCACGGGCCGACCGCGCGGACCTCCCAGcgagccgggccgggccgagccgagccgggcGAGCGAGGTCCGTCCGAGCGCCCGCGCCGGCGCCGGCCTCCCCCCGGAACCGGCCCCGCCGGGATGGCTCAGCGCAGGGTGACCGATTTCTTCCCGCACAGCAAAAACCCCGCCCGGGACGGGCCGCTGGGCAGCAAGCGGCGGAAAACCCAGCCCGTGGGAGGCGTGGCCGGCGAGACGCGCCGGGCCGCCGGCTCCAGAAGCCGGCCCAACGCGGCCCCGCTAGCGATCCCGGCAGGGAGCCTCCGGGAAGCCAGCCCCGGAGCCACGCTGGGCGGGTTGGGAAATGACGATCGGGCGGCGGTGAGCGCCGCAGCCGGGCTGcctcccctgagcccccagcagcagcagctgctggcctccccccgcaccccaggGCGCCCCGATCCCGGCTGCCCACAACCCCCGGCACGGACACCCACGGGCAGAAAGCGGTGTAGACAGGACCTGGATCCTGGAGCGGAAGCGGAGCGAAACGCCGACCCGCCAGCCGGCCTCCAGCCCCGGGAGACCCGCAAGAGAGGGGCCAGGAAGAAGCTTGTACTGCCCGCAGATGCCGATCCCCAGGGTACAGAGCAGGAGGCGGCAGTCACG gtttccagcccctgctccagtgctgcccTCAGACCCCCAACTCCGTCATCCCTTGACAAGAATGTGAAGAACCTGGTGAATGTGACCCTCTCACCAGGTCCAGAAAGTGGGCTGCAGTCTGGCCTGGCTACGCTAGGGGGAAACATAAGCTTTAAGCAG GTCTCATCCAAGGAGCTGAAACACCGCCTgcagagactccaggagctgactCGGAAAGCCAAACTGCCAGCTTGCCCCTCTGAGACCTGCAGTGACTTGAAGAGCCGCTTGAAACAAGTGCAGGAGCTAGAATCCAAAATCCGCAACAGGAaggcagaggaggggaagggatctGGACTTCAACCATCCAAAGAGACCTGTGAGCCAACCGTGGAAGCCAG TGAGAGGGCACCTGCCTATCAGCGATTCCACACCCTTGCTCAGGATATTCCCCCAGGTCTCACGCTGCCCTATAAATACAAGGTACTGGCAGAGATGTTCCGCAGCATGGACACCATTGTGGGGATGCTCTTCAATCGCTCCGAGACGGTAACCTTTGCCAAAGTCAAACAGGGTGTCCAAGATATAATGCACAA GCAGTTTGAAGAGAGGAATGTGGGTCAGATCAAAGCCGTGTACCCCACTTCGTACAAGTTCCGCCAGGAGAGGAACATCCCAACCTTCAGCAATTTCTGGAAGAAATCCAGCTACCAGCTCACCATAGAGCCCGTGCTGGGGGAAG AGGAGAAGGTAGATGGCTGCCCGCACCTGTCAGCGTCGCGCTTGCTGGAACGCAGGAGGGTATTCGGCAGGAACTTGTTGAACGTTGTCAAACAGCACCACAAG ATGTTCATGGCTTCCCTCAACCCCGCAATGGTCATACCAGATGACAAGCTGACCAGATGGCACCCTCGCTTCAATGTAGACGAGGTGCCAGACATCATACCAGCTGAGCTGCCCCGGCCCCCTCAGGTGGACAAGCTGACCACGGCACAGGAGGTGTTGACCAAGGCCCAGAGCATGATGACCCCAAAG ATGGAAAAGGCTCTTGCCAACCTGGCTCTAAGAACCGCTGAAACCAGCCCAGGAGAGCATGAGGCCCCCAAAGCAACATGCATGGCCAACACCTCCAGTGCCCTGAAAGGAGTGTCCCAGGCCCTGCTAGAAAGG ATCAGAGCAAAGGAGGCTCAGAAACTGCAGGCTCTGATGACCCGGAACCCACAACAGGAGGAGCGGCTCGTCATGATCTCACGGCTGCCAGAGATGGCACGCTTCCTGCGCAACGTGTTCGTGGCTGAAAAGAAGCAGGCGCTGACTACAGAGGTGGCATGTACGCGGATGCTCGACAGCTACTGTACCACAATGACTGCTG GTGAAATGGAGAAACACCTACACCTGTTCTCAGAGTTGTTGCCTGACTGGGTCATCATCCATCGGATCAGGAAAGACACCTACATCAAGCTGGACAAGAGCATGGACCTCAATGTCATTATGGAGAGACTGATGAGGATAattaaggaggaggagaagctctGA